The following is a genomic window from Xenopus laevis strain J_2021 chromosome 2L, Xenopus_laevis_v10.1, whole genome shotgun sequence.
accgcaaggggtaaccctgcactttaattgccttgtgtgccagtgtatctctgCACAATTGTCGTATTTGGGGGTTGTCGTACCCTCTTACACTGTGCACCAGGCTATCTGAACAAAAGAaggagtgtgctcagctttactCTGTTCCATATATTAACCTATCCACTGGGCATCAGCAATATTTCTTGTTAAAATATTATATCCactatgtcactatatatatccatatccatCTCTTCTATCCACTCCTCTCTACCATTTAAGGGGAATTTGTATCCTGCTTCCTCTGCTCTATAATTTCTGGATTTTTAGCATTCATGGAAGAGTTGTTATAATGAGGGTCACTCATTTTTTATAGTCAGGAGTTAATAGGCTTCAAGGATCGGGATCAACTTCTACCACCTGTGTTTGTTCCCTCAAACCCCATTAGCATTTCCTAAAACTTAATCTCTTCCTTGCAGGGACATCAAACTGGGTAACATCCTGTTGACCGGTGAGGGACACATAAAGATCGCCGACTTTGGTTTGGCTGTAGAGGGAATGTTTGGCCAGAAGAAAGTTGGAGGCAAGGCTGGAACAGTGAAATACATGGCCCCAGAGGTGAGTTGCTTTGAATAAAATTATATAGCTCAGAGGAATTAGAGAATCTGATCTCTTTGCTATTGTACATTGATTCTATCATCGCTGCAGCTGCTTAGTATTTAGAGTTTGTAGCATGTTCTTTAGTTTTACAGTACAAATGGTCATGTGATAAGTGACAGAATCATTGTATAAAGGTTTAGTTAAATATCCATTAAGGTTTTAGCAGTAATAATAGTCTGCTCTGTCTTCCCAAGGTTTTACGACTGAGAGGCTATGATGCCGGAGCAGACTGGTGGTCGCTAGGAATTGTCATCTGTAAAATGGCCACCGGCATGACACCTTTCTTTGAAGACGGCAACAGTGAAAAGTTCATTTCATCCGTTATCTGTGATGAGCCCGTTTTCCCGAAATGTCTTAGTGCTGAAATAAAAGATCTTCTGCACAAGGTGGGTACAAGAACAAGAGTATGTTCCTAGTGCtgctataataaatctccaggaaCATAATGGCGCTCCTATTGTTCTAGTAGCAGCTCTAATCCTCACATTCATGGCTGTGGTATACCCTGCAGTCTGACTGGCTCATTACGATGAGGGGATACTACtggcagggccgtatttatatgtAAGCATCCGTGGGCCAGTGCCTAAAGCAGAAGCTTTGAGGGGGGACCCATATGgtaaaaaaactaaatgtttTAACAGTTTCCCCGCTGCCACGAGGCTTGCTTACTAAGTCTGGTAGCAAAGGAGGGGGGAACCTAGAGGGCTGCAGAGCCCATGCATGGTGGAAAGTGACATAACGTGCATgcatatgacatcacttccttccacGTACACTATGTCACACTTCCTGCGCATGTGCATTGGGGCCAGTGGGTGGGATGAGGTCCTGTGCACTGGACAAAAATATCTCACTGAGTAATAGCAAGTACAGAGCTTCACTTCAGTAGAAATgagtgaatatataaatattttttttcttcagctcCTAGAGAAGGACCCAGAGAAGCGTCTTGGCTTTATTGGAAACATCCGAGCACATCCAGTTTTTAATTACATCAACTGGGAGCAGCTGGAACGCCAGGAAGTACCACCACCTCTCTGTCCTGCAGAAGTAAGTACCTGACTGCAATATGCAAAGACAATGCATGTACTGTGTAAAAGTAATCTTGGGTAAAGTATCAGTATATTTTGCTGTGAAtcctttttcagaaaataatgagacatttttggagttaaaaataagaatataattcCCCTAAGTAATTTGCCCCAAATATTTGTCAAACTATGCTCAATAAGTTGAAGATTGGTAGCAAGAGATAAACACGAACAACTCCccaatttgtattaaatataaatatatatatgtgtgtgtgtgtgtgtgtggcaaggCAGCAATCTCTTTGCCCAGGTACAGACTCCCGGCATATAAAGTGAAGAATAAACTGGACTACAAGGAGACGTGCCAAAATATTACTGGTTCCCCAAAACTTTTGaaaaccaaaaatatatagtaatggatttataattaataaaatccatttggcaataatatctatatatgataTTTGAGTGTTTAATACTCAGCAATATGAAATCATGTGAATTGAATCTAATGTGATAAAATCTTTAAACTaatctttaatataaaaatgtgcattcaATAATAACtgataaatgtatgttttctttaCTACAGTTAACAACACAAGACAATAAATATTTCCAGCCGCCGAGGATGCTCATGGAAGAGGCGGGCAGCGATTCTTCATCTGAGAAAAGCATGGAGTTATCATATCTGAATGACAGTTGGAAGAGCTGAGCCACTTCAAGAAAGTCAGGTTTCTTTAGCTATATTTAccaaccattaacatcatttaacccTGTCATTTTATTCTATCCAGTCTCCATTGAAGAACAGTGAAGATGAAAACATCTCTGAGCGTCTGAAAAATCCGGCACCGAGGACCACCTGTCACAGTTCCGTATGGGTACATTTCTACAGACAGCCATTTTTACCTCTTAGAGCCAGCCCCCATCATTGCCTCTACCTCTGGCCCTTGCCACTCGCCCATCATCTTTTGGTCTCCATTTCATGTTCATAACATcggtccctatgattgccccatctcTGGTTTTCTCCATCGGCACCCATCTTTTGACCTGTCTATTAGACCTAGATGTGGTCCTTTTCACCACGCCTCCATCTTTGGCCCTTGTCCATCTCTGACTCTTACCAACAGTCTCCATTTCTGGCCCTATTTTTGAGCCCCGAGTTCAATTTAGATCGGTTGTTTCTTAAGTTCTTaaacccccccccttcccctgcTCTTTGTGCACCGCCTCTGTTTACTCCTCCCTGCTGCCACTCTCCACTTGCTGGCAATCCTGAGTGCTCTCAGCAGACAATCAGCTCCTCCACTAGCCTCCATCTTTAGCACTCATGACTTGCCTTatcttatatactatatatatatttttggcctAAAACATTGGCCCTTATCTGTTGCCCTATTGGTTCCCATCTCTGGTTTCTCCATCAGCCACCATCTTTGTTCTTCACCAGTGACCCTCTAGATCAGCCCCCATCTTTAGCCCCAGAGTTGGACCAAGTATTGCCACTGAAGGCACACAGACAGACGGCAGTTGCTAAAATCTATAACCCTCCCCCTCTCAGTGTGCACCACTGCTGCTCACTTCCGCCTGCTCCAACTCTTACCACAGTTCTCTCTGCAAGTAATCTGCTCCCTTTTCAGTCTCACATCCAACTGTTGCACCTGAGGCACttgcttctgcctacccctagatccaGTGTGGCCCTCACCTTCAGCCACACATCTCATACATCCCACTGTCACAattaaagaagaaccaaaccatgctaataaaaaccctaccctctaccctacatagacccctctccctgctcccccagcctagatgttacctttggtaaatgcccctcaCTCTTTACTCACCCCTAGGTGCAGATTTAGGGCATCAGatttcacaggtgccatcttcttctcttcagtaatattATTCTGGCGCTACGGCAAATTCCGTGACTTTCGACTCATGCGCAGTTTTTGCGAAAtcgctccaactgcacatgcgccgttaTGACGCTCTATTCCCGAAGATtagcaaagagaagaagatgatgcctgtgaactctgatgccctgaatctgcaccaagggataCGTAAAGAttaggggagcagggagggggtctatgtggggtaggggtttttattagcatggatttggttctcctttaatatcaatattttagGACACAACATTGACCAATCCCTGCTTTCTTTTAGTCCATAACAGGTTCTACATCTCTCCTCTCCTTGGATCCAACTAAATTTCCTTCAGGTACATCTAATATGTTTGGCCAAGGGATATAACTAAAGGGCTCTCACTTAATAACATGAATACAATCAGATTATATTTGTAAAGGATAGTTGCAGGTAATATCAATATACACCAACACATAAAACAGATGACAAGGGGATATGGTGCCAGACTGAAAATAGGTTTTCTACATTTTTCATCTATGGCAATACCAGTTGCCAtattggagccaggaaggattttCCACATCTGAGCCATATTGGAGGTAGATggcttttgccttcctctgtttaTAATACTTGTACGAGGGAAGGGTTGAACTTTTTCAACCTTATCATCTGTGGTAATAAATCAAAATGGGAGGAAAGATTTATAAACAGAATAAGATGGCAGTATGTAGGAGTCataaaagcacaagtcacatcaatATAATAACAGAGGTACTAAAGTGATAAAATGTAAGGGCAGTATAGGAGAAACAGCATAAAACAagtatagacagacagacggaaGGATGGACAaagagacagactgacagactgatGGACAGACACATAGACAGATAAATAGGATAGATAGAGAATATTAAACCTGGGACTATCCTGTGAGGATTAGTCCCTGAgtgaggaaggattttttttcccaatctgatcCATGTTGGacacagatgggtttttttttttgccttcctctaatatttaattgtttggggATTTGTTTGAGTAGGTCAGTGTAGAACTGACAGAGTTAAATAGAATATTATCTAATAATTAGGATAGAGTAGGTTAGGGTCCTGCTCAGAgagtctaccttgacgtggtggcaggcttgatatcTTTTGGCCaaacatactgtgtatatattgtCACTacattaacagaataaatatgcaAAGCCATTCAGATTGTAAaagatttctgatttttttgtgattaatacaATAGGcataaagtatgttcagcacaagcctaatTCACTGAAGAAGAAGgtattctgttcctttaaataaaggtttATTGCTCCTGCTTTGTTAAATGGGATACTGACTATTAGTCTGAGTGTGAAATCCATGCAATAAAGCAAGTTCAATTATGGGTCAGAagagatatgaaaatatatgagaACCTTGAAATAGATTTCTTTGTGTGTAATGATTTAGTACAGATGCTGTCCAGTCGGcctcatttctggtgtttggcatAATAATCACGCATGCAACTAGTTATTTAGAAtgttcaattctaagcaacttttcctattcatattccagtctcttattcaaagcaatgcatggttgctagggtactttggagcGTAGCAACTGGAAGTCTGCTAAATAAcccaagaaccacaaataataaaaaatgaaatccagttacaaattgtctcagaatatcactcaacccctttaataaactgtgtatatactgtatatatatatatatatatatatatatatatatatatatatatatatatatatatatatatatatatatatatatatatataaatatatatataggctgcTGAAGAGAATTGTGAAATATGTGGAAAGTAAACGTGACAAATGGCGTttcaatgttaaaggggttgttcacctttatataacattcaaaaatgtaacagttcatgtaaaaataacaagctttgccatataaatgtttaacaaaaaatgtgcagttgatgagatattcacctcagatggATCCCTTTGCAGATGGGGCCCTTTCATCAgtgtggttcatttgcatacacaCTGCTCTGTAGGGCGGGCTGGACCAGTGTGTGAGGAGGGGAGAAGTCTTCTGGTGGGACTTGGTGTGGCAGCATGTATGCACAGAGAAGTGTCTTATTGAAGGAGGTGAATGTTTAGCTCTGTGTGTGTTGGGAGGACAGCGTGTCATATTCACAGGGGGGAAGAGGAGGGTGCGGGGTGAAGACAGCACTAGGAGGGTGCAGGGGGTACAGGCTTGTGTGGGGTtgaaggagggaggagggagctgCTGTGTGAAGGGACAAGTGATCTGTGACTGATCCACATGGAGGGAGGAGGGGTAAAtggagtgtctgtgtgtgagggAAGGTAAAGTCTGGAGGGAGATAGAATCCAAGTTAAAGACTGAGATGGAACAACATTAGATGCATGGGATAGAGCATCTTGTATTTAAAGTCACCCTCTTCTTGTGCACTCTCTCCAGATATGGGACAGACTAGGAACCACAGACAAACTTATGACACTTACGCTCTTGTTGCCCTTATCAATAACTAAACTTATTTTGTGCATAAAGCCCATCTACTTCCAAAACTGATTAACTGAAAGAGAACCTCCATTTAATAAGTAGACTTCCTACATTATGTAACTAGTGTCTTACAAAATTTGCCTGGGCCCCCACACCAATCTcagctttattaaagggatactgtcctgttCCTATAACTATAATGAATGTGTATGTATTACTGACCATGCAGCACAGCACTGTTGTCAGTACCCTAAGCTTCTCCTAGTTGAGCAGTACTTGCCCTTCTAACACTCTGACCAAGATTAAGTGCAGAGAGCTGGTTGTCAGTCAcagttagggttgtcaccttttctggaaaaaaataccggccttcctatatatttatcttttttccctattaataacattgggatcggccatcatttttaccggccaggccggtaaaatactggccaggtggcaaccctagtcacagtgGGTCGGTGCTGGTGCAGTCGGAAGTTCACAAAGGCACGGGTCTAGGGCAGCAAATTGCTGGGGGGGGCTGGGGATGTGCTGGACACATCTGAACTGGGGCACAGTCCCAGTGACCGTGGAAACTGCAGCAGAAGAACTTCAGAAGAAGGTAAGAGGTACAAGCATGGGGGGGGGCATGAGGATCGAGTGTGTGTGTTCTGGGGTGTGCGAGGGGGGTTAGTGAGTGAGCAAGGGGggctattttaaatcccagtcctgGTAGTACTGTTTACCTTTGTACTCCATCATATTGAAAGGTCACACCTACTACAGACCAGCATGATC
Proteins encoded in this region:
- the LOC108707675 gene encoding protein kinase C delta type-like — translated: MATGMTPFFEDGNSEKFISSVICDEPVFPKCLSAEIKDLLHKLLEKDPEKRLGFIGNIRAHPVFNYINWEQLERQEVPPPLCPAELTTQDNKYFQPPRMLMEEAGSDSSSEKSMELSYLNDSWKS